One genomic segment of Musa acuminata AAA Group cultivar baxijiao chromosome BXJ3-3, Cavendish_Baxijiao_AAA, whole genome shotgun sequence includes these proteins:
- the LOC103978538 gene encoding probable ubiquitin-like-specific protease 2B isoform X1 has translation MRGSSQKDLSVFDFSEEEAAVEAAAGRFTAKLQSRLRPRMDDTVNKNQFLEAYTSGLTFKGDVTDIICVDMHERDNDTGSYAIDEPEQGLALGDEKAELDEIMSSSTKYDEHDQIYPDNFEDENLTRKDTKAVGDSVLQNPIGNKHFLDFPADGMAVDVVSEDEESWSLMSGSESSTASDTPEDEGQMECPELENCYAAMGDVQFNNQMSVMIYPDYVIHGNTLYGDSQLVFSSDCIKIECSDASGSDEKFASEWAVSDIVHIDCRWSGTVTTALVKLCLRANDVTKSEKHHNVSDVLKVIFSVNDMRWLEKEHKIRNLAARYRDIWNANSGDMVWEDDSLDPSALFSRDYFTDLLCFRNADSFEDVVYPKGDPDAVSISKRDVDLLQPETFINDTIIDFYIKYLKNKIQPDQKHRFHFFNSFFFRKLADLDKDRGCVSEGRAAFLRVRKWTRKVNIFEKDYIFIPVNFNLHWSLLIICHPGEVANLEDNEIDSDKVPCILHMDSIKGSHSGLKNIIQSYMWEEWKERHPETTEDDSLKYLNLRFVSLELPQQENSFDCGLFLLHYVELFLEEAPVSFDPFKVTKFSSFLSADWFPPAEASLKRSLIWKLIYELNNPTQKINTSTCSKVHPSSSGYPEINVEQEHVELLSAHCSPAKGLVGDAVCPDAGVGNEFGHLASSSGTKCDEQTRLMIPEFLEPGENTMSSPKHGADGHRHTATSSNLLFVSCPILEHADGREHLSSSRLGKEDCQPQDGSPNAQFCMNSMNVSSANVTPWSTADEKDADTDLASECMNSNSMNIDQREQDEKMRLASPENFGYVPESPTSSPREKLDGFVKDSQENDASKAEGTDCEGSLRICTRETDCQIIDGGDIDTHAYGVSDVTDCMVMDGRGTVDGHDECVELGTQESGDGEDCQETRSEARPDDNHPETHSVDICSGDGNCKVNLPSSFEDIIVTDDVKPLDKDDVQVIGRILVRQPHKRRKVTIPEGTRMRTRSFTRESHNNGT, from the exons ACACGTCAGGCTTGACTTTCAAGGGTGATGTGACCGACATCATATGTGTAGATATGCACGAAAGAGACAATGACACAGGTTCCTATGCTATCGATGAACCAGAGCAGGGCCTTGCTTTGGGTGATGAGAAAGCAGAGTTGGATGAAATCATGTCTTCCTCTACAAAATATGATGAGCATGATCAGATTTATCCAGATAATTTTGAAGATGAAAATCTAACGAGGAAGGATACTAAGGCTGTTGGAGATTCTGTTCTTCAGAACCCTATAGGCAACAAACATTTCTTGGACTTTCCTGCTGAT GGGATGGCAGTTGATGTGGTTTCTGAAGATGAAGAAAGCTGGTCCTTGATGTCTGGATCTGAATCAAGTACTGCTTCTGATACTCCAGAGGATGAAG GCCAGATGGAGTGCCCAGAGTTGGAAAATTGTTATGCTGCAATGGGAGATGTG CAGTTTAACAATCAGATGTCAGTCATGATCTACCCTGACTATGTCATACATGGGAACACTTTGTATGGAGATTCTCAGCTTGTCTTCTCTTCAGATTGCATTAAGATTGAGTGTTCAGATGCAAGTGGAAGTGATGAAAAGTTTGCTTCTGAATGGGCTGTTTCTGATATAGTTCATATTGATTGTCGGTGGAGTGGAACT GTAACTACTGCATTGGTTAAACTTTGCCTTAGAGCAAATGATGTGACTAAAAGTGAGAAACATCATAATGTTTCTG ATGTTTTGAAGGTAATTTTTTCTGTGAACGACATGCGTTGGTTGGAGAAGGAACACAAGATTAGAAATCTGGCAGCAAGATATAGAgatatatggaatgcaaattctgG AGATATGGTGTGGGAAGATGACTCACTGGATCCTAGTGCATTATTTTCAAGGGACTACTTCACAGA TCTGCTTTGCTTCAGAAATGCAGATTCCTTTGAAGATGTTGTGTACCCTAAAGGCGATCCTGATGCTGTTTCTATAAGTAAAAGAGATGTTGATCTATTACAACCTGAGACATTCATCAATGACACCATTATCGACTTCTATATCAA GTACTTGAAGAACAAGATTCAACCTGATCAGAAGCATAGGTTTCATTTCTTTAACAGCTTTTTCTTCCGTAAGCTAGCAGATCTTGACAAGGACCGGGGTTGTGTCTCAGAAGGCAGAGCAGCTTTCCTGCGTGTCCGTAAATGGACTCGGAAAGTAAATATATTTGAGAAGGACTACATATTCATACCTGTAAACTTCAA CCTGCACTGGAGTTTGCTCATTATTTGTCATCCAGGAGAAGTAGCAAACTTGGAAG ATAATGAAATTGATTCTGACAAAGTGCCTTGTATATTACATATGGATTCTATCAAGGGAAGTCATAGTGGTCTTAAGAATATTATCCAAAG TTACATGTGGGAAGAATGGAAGGAGAGACACCCAGAAACAACTGAAGATGATTCTTTGAAATACTTAAATTTAAGATTTGTCTCGCTTGAG TTGCCACAACAGGAGAATTCATTTGATTGTGGTCTCTTTTTACTCCACTATGTTGAGTTGTTTCTGGAAGAGGCTCCTGTGAGTTTTGACCCATTCAAAGTCACCAAGTTCTCCAGCTTT CTCAGTGCTGATTGGTTTCCACCTGCTGAGGCTTCTCTAAAGCGTTCTCTTATCTGGAAGCTGATATATGAACTTAACAACCCTACTCAGAAAATTAATACTAGCACATGCAGCAAAGTGCATCCTTCATCCTCAGGGTATCCTGAAATTAACGTTGAGCAAGAACATGTAGAACTTCTTTCTGCACACTGCAGCCCAGCCAAAGGATTAGTGGGTGATGCAGTATGTCCTGATGCTGGAGTTGGAAATGAATTTGGACATCTGGCATCATCTTCTGGTACCAAATGTGATGAACAAACAAGATTGATGATTCCAGAATTTCTTGAACCAGGAGAAAATACAATGTCTTCACCCAAGCATGGAGCTGATGGTCACCGGCATACTGCAACTTCATCAAACCTGTTATTTGTTTCATGCCCAATATTG GAGCATGCTGATGGAAGGGAACATTTATCTTCCTCTCGCCTGGGGAAAGAAGATTGTCAGCCACAGGATGGAAGCCCTAATGCCCAGTTTTGTATGAACTCTATGAATGTAAGTAGTGCCAATGTAACACCCTGGAGCACTGCAGATGAAAAGGATGCAGATACAGATCTGgcatctgaatgcatgaattccaACAGTATGAATATCGATCAAAGAGAGCAAGATGAAAAAATGAGGTTGGCTTCACCAGAGAATTTTGGTTATGTTCCAGAGAGCCCTACTTCGTCTCCTAGAGAAAAGCTGGATGGTTTTGTTAAAGATTCTCAAGAAAATGATGCATCCAAAGCAGAGGGCACAGATTGTGAAGGTTCTCTGAGAATTTGCACCAGGGAGACAGATTGTCAGATCATAGATGGTGGGGACATCGACACACACGCTTATGGGGTCAGTGATGTTACAGATTGTATGGTAATGGATGGTAGGGGAACAGTGGATGGGCATGATGAGTGCGTCGAACTTGGCACCCAAGAGAGTGGAGATGGTGAGGATTGCCAGGAAACTCGTTCTGAAGCCAGACCGGATGATAACCATCCGGAAACCCACAGCGTGGACATCTGTAGTGGCGATGGCAACTGCAAAGTGAATTTGCCTTCTTCATTTGAAGATATCATCGTTACTGACGATGTGAAGCCTTTGGACAAGGATGATGTTCAAGTGATAGGGCGAATACTAGTGCGGCAGCCACACAAGCGGCGTAAGGTCACGATCCCTGAAGGAACTAGAATGCGCACCCGGAGCTTCACCAGAGAAAGCCATAATAATGGTACATGA
- the LOC103978538 gene encoding probable ubiquitin-like-specific protease 2B isoform X3, with protein sequence MRGSSQKDLSVFDFSEEEAAVEAAAGRFTAKLQSRLRPRMDDTVNKNQFLEAYTSGLTFKGDVTDIICVDMHERDNDTGSYAIDEPEQGLALGDEKAELDEIMSSSTKYDEHDQIYPDNFEDENLTRKDTKAVGDSVLQNPIGNKHFLDFPADGMAVDVVSEDEESWSLMSGSESSTASDTPEDEGQMECPELENCYAAMGDVQFNNQMSVMIYPDYVIHGNTLYGDSQLVFSSDCIKIECSDASGSDEKFASEWAVSDIVHIDCRWSGTVTTALVKLCLRANDVTKSEKHHNVSDVLKVIFSVNDMRWLEKEHKIRNLAARYRDIWNANSGDMVWEDDSLDPSALFSRDYFTENADSFEDVVYPKGDPDAVSISKRDVDLLQPETFINDTIIDFYIKYLKNKIQPDQKHRFHFFNSFFFRKLADLDKDRGCVSEGRAAFLRVRKWTRKVNIFEKDYIFIPVNFNLHWSLLIICHPGEVANLEDNEIDSDKVPCILHMDSIKGSHSGLKNIIQSYMWEEWKERHPETTEDDSLKYLNLRFVSLELPQQENSFDCGLFLLHYVELFLEEAPVSFDPFKVTKFSSFLSADWFPPAEASLKRSLIWKLIYELNNPTQKINTSTCSKVHPSSSGYPEINVEQEHVELLSAHCSPAKGLVGDAVCPDAGVGNEFGHLASSSGTKCDEQTRLMIPEFLEPGENTMSSPKHGADGHRHTATSSNLLFVSCPILEHADGREHLSSSRLGKEDCQPQDGSPNAQFCMNSMNVSSANVTPWSTADEKDADTDLASECMNSNSMNIDQREQDEKMRLASPENFGYVPESPTSSPREKLDGFVKDSQENDASKAEGTDCEGSLRICTRETDCQIIDGGDIDTHAYGVSDVTDCMVMDGRGTVDGHDECVELGTQESGDGEDCQETRSEARPDDNHPETHSVDICSGDGNCKVNLPSSFEDIIVTDDVKPLDKDDVQVIGRILVRQPHKRRKVTIPEGTRMRTRSFTRESHNNGT encoded by the exons ACACGTCAGGCTTGACTTTCAAGGGTGATGTGACCGACATCATATGTGTAGATATGCACGAAAGAGACAATGACACAGGTTCCTATGCTATCGATGAACCAGAGCAGGGCCTTGCTTTGGGTGATGAGAAAGCAGAGTTGGATGAAATCATGTCTTCCTCTACAAAATATGATGAGCATGATCAGATTTATCCAGATAATTTTGAAGATGAAAATCTAACGAGGAAGGATACTAAGGCTGTTGGAGATTCTGTTCTTCAGAACCCTATAGGCAACAAACATTTCTTGGACTTTCCTGCTGAT GGGATGGCAGTTGATGTGGTTTCTGAAGATGAAGAAAGCTGGTCCTTGATGTCTGGATCTGAATCAAGTACTGCTTCTGATACTCCAGAGGATGAAG GCCAGATGGAGTGCCCAGAGTTGGAAAATTGTTATGCTGCAATGGGAGATGTG CAGTTTAACAATCAGATGTCAGTCATGATCTACCCTGACTATGTCATACATGGGAACACTTTGTATGGAGATTCTCAGCTTGTCTTCTCTTCAGATTGCATTAAGATTGAGTGTTCAGATGCAAGTGGAAGTGATGAAAAGTTTGCTTCTGAATGGGCTGTTTCTGATATAGTTCATATTGATTGTCGGTGGAGTGGAACT GTAACTACTGCATTGGTTAAACTTTGCCTTAGAGCAAATGATGTGACTAAAAGTGAGAAACATCATAATGTTTCTG ATGTTTTGAAGGTAATTTTTTCTGTGAACGACATGCGTTGGTTGGAGAAGGAACACAAGATTAGAAATCTGGCAGCAAGATATAGAgatatatggaatgcaaattctgG AGATATGGTGTGGGAAGATGACTCACTGGATCCTAGTGCATTATTTTCAAGGGACTACTTCACAGA AAATGCAGATTCCTTTGAAGATGTTGTGTACCCTAAAGGCGATCCTGATGCTGTTTCTATAAGTAAAAGAGATGTTGATCTATTACAACCTGAGACATTCATCAATGACACCATTATCGACTTCTATATCAA GTACTTGAAGAACAAGATTCAACCTGATCAGAAGCATAGGTTTCATTTCTTTAACAGCTTTTTCTTCCGTAAGCTAGCAGATCTTGACAAGGACCGGGGTTGTGTCTCAGAAGGCAGAGCAGCTTTCCTGCGTGTCCGTAAATGGACTCGGAAAGTAAATATATTTGAGAAGGACTACATATTCATACCTGTAAACTTCAA CCTGCACTGGAGTTTGCTCATTATTTGTCATCCAGGAGAAGTAGCAAACTTGGAAG ATAATGAAATTGATTCTGACAAAGTGCCTTGTATATTACATATGGATTCTATCAAGGGAAGTCATAGTGGTCTTAAGAATATTATCCAAAG TTACATGTGGGAAGAATGGAAGGAGAGACACCCAGAAACAACTGAAGATGATTCTTTGAAATACTTAAATTTAAGATTTGTCTCGCTTGAG TTGCCACAACAGGAGAATTCATTTGATTGTGGTCTCTTTTTACTCCACTATGTTGAGTTGTTTCTGGAAGAGGCTCCTGTGAGTTTTGACCCATTCAAAGTCACCAAGTTCTCCAGCTTT CTCAGTGCTGATTGGTTTCCACCTGCTGAGGCTTCTCTAAAGCGTTCTCTTATCTGGAAGCTGATATATGAACTTAACAACCCTACTCAGAAAATTAATACTAGCACATGCAGCAAAGTGCATCCTTCATCCTCAGGGTATCCTGAAATTAACGTTGAGCAAGAACATGTAGAACTTCTTTCTGCACACTGCAGCCCAGCCAAAGGATTAGTGGGTGATGCAGTATGTCCTGATGCTGGAGTTGGAAATGAATTTGGACATCTGGCATCATCTTCTGGTACCAAATGTGATGAACAAACAAGATTGATGATTCCAGAATTTCTTGAACCAGGAGAAAATACAATGTCTTCACCCAAGCATGGAGCTGATGGTCACCGGCATACTGCAACTTCATCAAACCTGTTATTTGTTTCATGCCCAATATTG GAGCATGCTGATGGAAGGGAACATTTATCTTCCTCTCGCCTGGGGAAAGAAGATTGTCAGCCACAGGATGGAAGCCCTAATGCCCAGTTTTGTATGAACTCTATGAATGTAAGTAGTGCCAATGTAACACCCTGGAGCACTGCAGATGAAAAGGATGCAGATACAGATCTGgcatctgaatgcatgaattccaACAGTATGAATATCGATCAAAGAGAGCAAGATGAAAAAATGAGGTTGGCTTCACCAGAGAATTTTGGTTATGTTCCAGAGAGCCCTACTTCGTCTCCTAGAGAAAAGCTGGATGGTTTTGTTAAAGATTCTCAAGAAAATGATGCATCCAAAGCAGAGGGCACAGATTGTGAAGGTTCTCTGAGAATTTGCACCAGGGAGACAGATTGTCAGATCATAGATGGTGGGGACATCGACACACACGCTTATGGGGTCAGTGATGTTACAGATTGTATGGTAATGGATGGTAGGGGAACAGTGGATGGGCATGATGAGTGCGTCGAACTTGGCACCCAAGAGAGTGGAGATGGTGAGGATTGCCAGGAAACTCGTTCTGAAGCCAGACCGGATGATAACCATCCGGAAACCCACAGCGTGGACATCTGTAGTGGCGATGGCAACTGCAAAGTGAATTTGCCTTCTTCATTTGAAGATATCATCGTTACTGACGATGTGAAGCCTTTGGACAAGGATGATGTTCAAGTGATAGGGCGAATACTAGTGCGGCAGCCACACAAGCGGCGTAAGGTCACGATCCCTGAAGGAACTAGAATGCGCACCCGGAGCTTCACCAGAGAAAGCCATAATAATGGTACATGA
- the LOC103978538 gene encoding probable ubiquitin-like-specific protease 2B isoform X2 produces MRGSSQKDLSVFDFSEEEAAVEAAAGRFTAKLQSRLRPRMDDTVNKNQFLEAYTSGLTFKGDVTDIICVDMHERDNDTGSYAIDEPEQGLALGDEKAELDEIMSSSTKYDEHDQIYPDNFEDENLTRKDTKAVGDSVLQNPIGNKHFLDFPADGMAVDVVSEDEESWSLMSGSESSTASDTPEDEGQMECPELENCYAAMGDVFNNQMSVMIYPDYVIHGNTLYGDSQLVFSSDCIKIECSDASGSDEKFASEWAVSDIVHIDCRWSGTVTTALVKLCLRANDVTKSEKHHNVSDVLKVIFSVNDMRWLEKEHKIRNLAARYRDIWNANSGDMVWEDDSLDPSALFSRDYFTDLLCFRNADSFEDVVYPKGDPDAVSISKRDVDLLQPETFINDTIIDFYIKYLKNKIQPDQKHRFHFFNSFFFRKLADLDKDRGCVSEGRAAFLRVRKWTRKVNIFEKDYIFIPVNFNLHWSLLIICHPGEVANLEDNEIDSDKVPCILHMDSIKGSHSGLKNIIQSYMWEEWKERHPETTEDDSLKYLNLRFVSLELPQQENSFDCGLFLLHYVELFLEEAPVSFDPFKVTKFSSFLSADWFPPAEASLKRSLIWKLIYELNNPTQKINTSTCSKVHPSSSGYPEINVEQEHVELLSAHCSPAKGLVGDAVCPDAGVGNEFGHLASSSGTKCDEQTRLMIPEFLEPGENTMSSPKHGADGHRHTATSSNLLFVSCPILEHADGREHLSSSRLGKEDCQPQDGSPNAQFCMNSMNVSSANVTPWSTADEKDADTDLASECMNSNSMNIDQREQDEKMRLASPENFGYVPESPTSSPREKLDGFVKDSQENDASKAEGTDCEGSLRICTRETDCQIIDGGDIDTHAYGVSDVTDCMVMDGRGTVDGHDECVELGTQESGDGEDCQETRSEARPDDNHPETHSVDICSGDGNCKVNLPSSFEDIIVTDDVKPLDKDDVQVIGRILVRQPHKRRKVTIPEGTRMRTRSFTRESHNNGT; encoded by the exons ACACGTCAGGCTTGACTTTCAAGGGTGATGTGACCGACATCATATGTGTAGATATGCACGAAAGAGACAATGACACAGGTTCCTATGCTATCGATGAACCAGAGCAGGGCCTTGCTTTGGGTGATGAGAAAGCAGAGTTGGATGAAATCATGTCTTCCTCTACAAAATATGATGAGCATGATCAGATTTATCCAGATAATTTTGAAGATGAAAATCTAACGAGGAAGGATACTAAGGCTGTTGGAGATTCTGTTCTTCAGAACCCTATAGGCAACAAACATTTCTTGGACTTTCCTGCTGAT GGGATGGCAGTTGATGTGGTTTCTGAAGATGAAGAAAGCTGGTCCTTGATGTCTGGATCTGAATCAAGTACTGCTTCTGATACTCCAGAGGATGAAG GCCAGATGGAGTGCCCAGAGTTGGAAAATTGTTATGCTGCAATGGGAGATGTG TTTAACAATCAGATGTCAGTCATGATCTACCCTGACTATGTCATACATGGGAACACTTTGTATGGAGATTCTCAGCTTGTCTTCTCTTCAGATTGCATTAAGATTGAGTGTTCAGATGCAAGTGGAAGTGATGAAAAGTTTGCTTCTGAATGGGCTGTTTCTGATATAGTTCATATTGATTGTCGGTGGAGTGGAACT GTAACTACTGCATTGGTTAAACTTTGCCTTAGAGCAAATGATGTGACTAAAAGTGAGAAACATCATAATGTTTCTG ATGTTTTGAAGGTAATTTTTTCTGTGAACGACATGCGTTGGTTGGAGAAGGAACACAAGATTAGAAATCTGGCAGCAAGATATAGAgatatatggaatgcaaattctgG AGATATGGTGTGGGAAGATGACTCACTGGATCCTAGTGCATTATTTTCAAGGGACTACTTCACAGA TCTGCTTTGCTTCAGAAATGCAGATTCCTTTGAAGATGTTGTGTACCCTAAAGGCGATCCTGATGCTGTTTCTATAAGTAAAAGAGATGTTGATCTATTACAACCTGAGACATTCATCAATGACACCATTATCGACTTCTATATCAA GTACTTGAAGAACAAGATTCAACCTGATCAGAAGCATAGGTTTCATTTCTTTAACAGCTTTTTCTTCCGTAAGCTAGCAGATCTTGACAAGGACCGGGGTTGTGTCTCAGAAGGCAGAGCAGCTTTCCTGCGTGTCCGTAAATGGACTCGGAAAGTAAATATATTTGAGAAGGACTACATATTCATACCTGTAAACTTCAA CCTGCACTGGAGTTTGCTCATTATTTGTCATCCAGGAGAAGTAGCAAACTTGGAAG ATAATGAAATTGATTCTGACAAAGTGCCTTGTATATTACATATGGATTCTATCAAGGGAAGTCATAGTGGTCTTAAGAATATTATCCAAAG TTACATGTGGGAAGAATGGAAGGAGAGACACCCAGAAACAACTGAAGATGATTCTTTGAAATACTTAAATTTAAGATTTGTCTCGCTTGAG TTGCCACAACAGGAGAATTCATTTGATTGTGGTCTCTTTTTACTCCACTATGTTGAGTTGTTTCTGGAAGAGGCTCCTGTGAGTTTTGACCCATTCAAAGTCACCAAGTTCTCCAGCTTT CTCAGTGCTGATTGGTTTCCACCTGCTGAGGCTTCTCTAAAGCGTTCTCTTATCTGGAAGCTGATATATGAACTTAACAACCCTACTCAGAAAATTAATACTAGCACATGCAGCAAAGTGCATCCTTCATCCTCAGGGTATCCTGAAATTAACGTTGAGCAAGAACATGTAGAACTTCTTTCTGCACACTGCAGCCCAGCCAAAGGATTAGTGGGTGATGCAGTATGTCCTGATGCTGGAGTTGGAAATGAATTTGGACATCTGGCATCATCTTCTGGTACCAAATGTGATGAACAAACAAGATTGATGATTCCAGAATTTCTTGAACCAGGAGAAAATACAATGTCTTCACCCAAGCATGGAGCTGATGGTCACCGGCATACTGCAACTTCATCAAACCTGTTATTTGTTTCATGCCCAATATTG GAGCATGCTGATGGAAGGGAACATTTATCTTCCTCTCGCCTGGGGAAAGAAGATTGTCAGCCACAGGATGGAAGCCCTAATGCCCAGTTTTGTATGAACTCTATGAATGTAAGTAGTGCCAATGTAACACCCTGGAGCACTGCAGATGAAAAGGATGCAGATACAGATCTGgcatctgaatgcatgaattccaACAGTATGAATATCGATCAAAGAGAGCAAGATGAAAAAATGAGGTTGGCTTCACCAGAGAATTTTGGTTATGTTCCAGAGAGCCCTACTTCGTCTCCTAGAGAAAAGCTGGATGGTTTTGTTAAAGATTCTCAAGAAAATGATGCATCCAAAGCAGAGGGCACAGATTGTGAAGGTTCTCTGAGAATTTGCACCAGGGAGACAGATTGTCAGATCATAGATGGTGGGGACATCGACACACACGCTTATGGGGTCAGTGATGTTACAGATTGTATGGTAATGGATGGTAGGGGAACAGTGGATGGGCATGATGAGTGCGTCGAACTTGGCACCCAAGAGAGTGGAGATGGTGAGGATTGCCAGGAAACTCGTTCTGAAGCCAGACCGGATGATAACCATCCGGAAACCCACAGCGTGGACATCTGTAGTGGCGATGGCAACTGCAAAGTGAATTTGCCTTCTTCATTTGAAGATATCATCGTTACTGACGATGTGAAGCCTTTGGACAAGGATGATGTTCAAGTGATAGGGCGAATACTAGTGCGGCAGCCACACAAGCGGCGTAAGGTCACGATCCCTGAAGGAACTAGAATGCGCACCCGGAGCTTCACCAGAGAAAGCCATAATAATGGTACATGA